Proteins encoded together in one Macadamia integrifolia cultivar HAES 741 chromosome 8, SCU_Mint_v3, whole genome shotgun sequence window:
- the LOC122087290 gene encoding LOW QUALITY PROTEIN: flavin-containing monooxygenase FMO GS-OX-like 5 (The sequence of the model RefSeq protein was modified relative to this genomic sequence to represent the inferred CDS: inserted 1 base in 1 codon): MDMTLSTLQRLAMTPVMNSKSSQNVAVIGAGAAGLVAARELRKEGHKVVVFERGQKVGGTWIYDPNVESDHLGLEPSRAIVHSSLYDTLRTNLPREVMGFRDYPFVAKEGKDRDARRFPGHREVLLYLDDFTRDFELTELVRFETEVFHIRMEEGKWIVRSKKRAPTDREDSQIDMDEVYDGVLICNGHYTEPRIAEIPVIDSWPGKQMHSHNYRVPDPIRDQVVILIGSSSSASDISRDIARVAKEVLIAARSVIDETIRKQPGYENIWLHPMIKSAHGDSTMLFKDGSSVLPDVVLHCTGYKYHFPFLDTRDIVTVDDNCVGPLDRHVFLPSLAPWLXFIGLPWKIIPFPLFELQSKWVAGILSGRIVLPSLEEMMEDVNNFYSKIEAAGWPKRYTHNMGDYQFEYDDWLATECGCSVTEEWRKKMYDANGRNKHARPETYRDEWEDQHLILQANEDFLQYK; encoded by the exons ATGGACATGACCCTTTCTACTCTCCAGAGATTAGCTATGACGCCTGTGATGAACTCCAAAAGCTCTCAGAATGTCGCCGTGATTGGTGCTGGCGCTGCCGGCCTTGTCGCAGCTCGAGAACTGCGAAAGGAAGGCCACAAAGTTGTCGTCTTCGAGCGAGGCCAGAAGGTCGGAGGTACTTGGATCTACGATCCCAATGTCGAGTCTGACCATTTAGGACTCGAACCTTCCCGAGCCATCGTCCACAGCAGTCTCTACGATACCCTCCGCACCAATCTTCCCAGAGAAGTCATGGGTTTTCGAGATTATCCGTTTGTGGCTAAGGAAGGCAAAGACAGGGACGCTCGAAGGTTTCCCGGGCACCGGGAGGTCTTGCTGTATCTAGACGACTTTACTCGCGATTTTGAACTCACCGAATTGGTTAGGTTTGAGACTGAGGTGTTTCATATAAGGATGGAAGAAGGGAAATGGATTGTCAGATCGAAAAAGCGAGCTCCAACTGATCGAGAAGATTCGCAAATCGATATGGATGAGGTTTATGATGGTGTATTGATTTGTAATGGCCACTATACAGAGCCCCGTATTGCAGAAATTCCTG TTATTGATTCATGGCCCGGGAAGCAAATGCACAGCCACAATTATCGTGTCCCTGATCCAATTCGTGATCAA gttgtgattttgatagggaGTTCGTCTAGTGCTTCTGATATCTCCAGGGACATTGCCAGAGTAGCAAAAGAAGTTCTTATTGCCGCCAGATCTGTTATAGATGAAACAATCAGAAAGCAGCCTGGCTATGAAAATATATGGCTTCATCCTATG ATAAAGAGTGCTCATGGAGACAGCACTATGCTATTCAAAGATGGGAGTTCAGTCCTTCCTGATGTTGTTCTACACTGCACAGG ATACAAATATCATTTCCCTTTCCTGGACACTCGTGATATTGTCACTGTAGATGACAACTGTGTGGGACCACTTGACAGACATGTTTTTCTGCCATCGTTGGCACCATGGC TCTTTATTGGCTTACCATGGAAG ATTATTCCTTTTCCTTTGTTCGAATTACAAAGCAAGTGGGTAGCTGGTATTTTATCTGGCCGGATTGTGCTTCCATCACTGGAGGAAATGATGGAAGATGTGAATAATTTTTACTCAAAAATTGAAGCTGCTGGCTGGCCCAAAAGATATACTCACAACATGGGAGATTATCAG TTTGAGTACGATGATTGGCTTGCAACAGAATGTGGGTGTTCAGTCACAGAGGAGTGGAGGAAGAAAATGTATGATGCAAATGGGAGAAACAAGCATGCCCGACCAGAAACATATCGTGATGAGTGGGAGGATCAGCATCTGATCTTGCAAGCAAATGAAGACTTCCTCCAGTACAAATGA
- the LOC122086820 gene encoding aquaporin PIP2-7-like — MWLTWQFRAWVIFAKLLMKVFMKHDYNSFGVGAHLFAFGFTKESELGAEVVGTFVLVYIVFSATDWKKSPCDSHIPKTIEAVAGVVAFLHGAVGSTARTDIGTFTDFDGANCPAQASRGQDELIVPNMTLVIGLGKHEVVLAGASSPKMEAMVAMVVDRHGTVHPIADILSIFNDPFDVSRIFSVLSREVICFIHPLVRNTDSQNGNDKKIEMSIQFDRFWCGKIYGIASSLNSLMEIKWRSWR; from the exons atgTGGCTTACATGGCAGTTTAGAGCTTGGGTGATTTTTGCAAAGTTGCTGATGAAGGTATTCATGAAACATGATTACAACTCATTTGGGGTTGGTGCCCACTTGTTTGCCTTTGGGTTCACAAAGGAGTCAGAGCTGGGAGCCGAGGTCGTTGGAACCTTTGTGCTTGTTTACATCGTCTTCTCCGCTACCGATTGGAAGAAAAGCCCATGCGACTCACACATCCCTAAGACTATTGAAGCTGTTGCAGGAGTTGTTGCCTTTCTTCACGGTGCTGTCGGTAGCACTGCTAGAACTGACATTGGTACATTTACTGACTTTGATGGAGCAAATTGTCCGGCACAAGCTTCACGCGGGCAGGATGAGTTGATCGTTCCAAACATGACTTTAGTCATCGGTTTGGGCAAGCATGAGGTGGTATTGGCTGGGGCTTCAAGTCCTAAGATGGAGGCGATGGTGGCCATGGTAGTGGACAGGCATGGGACTGTGCACCCAATAGCTGATATTCTTAGTATCTTTAATGATCCGTTTGATGTAAGCCGTATCTTTAGCGTTTTATCTAGGGAAGTGATTTGTTTCATCCATCCCCTAGTCAGGAACACCGATAGTCAAAATgggaatgacaaaaaaatagagat GTCAATTCAATTTGATCGATTTTGGTGTGGGAAAATATATGGTATTGCTTCATCGTTGAATAGTTTGATGGAgattaagtggagatcatggcggtaG